AAGGCCCAGGATCTTGCCATTCAACCCGCCCCCGATGGTTTTCGCAAGGTGGTGCTGGCCACCGCGATTGCCGAAACCAGCCTGACGATTGATGGCATTCGCGTGGTGGTGGATTGCGGGTTGCAACGCCTGCCAAGGTTTGACCCGGCATCGGGCATGACGCGGCTGGTAACGGTAAAATCATCCCAGGCCAGCGCCGAACAGCGGCGTGGTCGCGCCGGGCGATTGGAACCGGGGATTTGTTACCGCCTGTGGGGCGAGGCCGAACATCGCGCCCGCCCGCAATTTAGTGCGCCCGAAATTGCCGAGGCCGATTTGGCCCCGCTAACCCTGGAACTGGCGCGCTGGGGTGTTGCCGATGTAACCAGCCTGCCCTGGCTTGATGTGCCCGATGCAGCCAAAATTGATCAGGCCCGTGATGTGTTGCGCCGGTTGGAGGCATTGGATGATGCCGGGCGCATCACGGCGATGGGGCAGGCGATGGCAAGCCTGCCGGTGCATCCGCGTTTGGCACATATGATGGTGCGCGGGCAGGAATTGGGGCTGGCCGATGCGGCCTGTGCGCTGGCAGCCCTGTTGTCGGACCGGGATTTTATGCGCAATGCCGGGGCGGATCTGCGCCAGCGGTTGGAGGCAATGGAGCGTGGTCGCGCACCGGGCATGATGATGGAGGCCAAACGCCAGCTTTCCCGCCGTTTGGCACAAGCAGCAAAGGAACTGGCCTTTGGTGGCGGGCGCGGCAATGGGGACCAGCCCAAACAGCCCGATTTTGCCGATCAGGCCGGGTTGCTGGTTGCCTTTGCCTACCCGGACCGCATTGGCGAACGTCGGCGCGGGGGCGAGGCCCGCTATCGCCTGTCAGGCGGGCGCGGCGGTGTTTTACCGCGTGAAGACCGGCTGGCAAATGAACAATGGCTTGCCGTGGCAGAGCTTGACGGCCAATCGCGCGAGGCAAAAATTTATCTGGCAGCCCCCCTGTCGCAGGCCACGCTGGAAGAATTTTTTGCCAGCCAGATCACCACCGGGACCGAGGTTTTCTGGGACACCCAGAACGATATGGTGGTGGCCCGGTTCCAAAGGCGAATTGGGGCCCTGGTACTGGAAGAAAAACCGGTCCATGACGCCGTCGCGCCCGACAAACTGGCCCAGGCGATGACGGACGGTATTCGCAAAATGGGCCTGTCCTGCCTGCCCTGGGACAAGGAAAGCGAACATCTGCGCGCCCGCCTTGCCTTCTTGCACGGCCAGGAGCCGGAAACCTGGCCGGATATGAGCGATGCCGGGTTGCTGGACCACCTTGAAGACTGGCTGATGCCCTATCTTTCCGGCATTGTGCGCAAAACCCAGTTGCGGCAGGTAAATTTAAGCGAAGCACTGGTTTCCACCATCGACTGGAACCAGCAACAGCAAATTGCCAAACTGGCCCCCAGCCATTGGACCGTACCGACCGGGTCCCACATCCGTATTGATTACCGGCCCGAAGGCCCTGCCTTGCCGGTGCGCCTGCAGGAAATGTTTGGCGCAACCGAAACGCCGAAAATCGCCAACGGTAAAGTGGCTGTCACATTGCATTTGCTTTCCCCCGCTCAACGCCCGTTGCAGGTAACATCCGATCTGGTCGGGTTCTGGCAAGGGTCCTATGCGCAGGTAAAGGCGGAAATGAAAGGGCGTTACCCCAAACATTACTGGCCCGACGACCCCTTGCAGGCCGAACCAACAAGGCGGGTGAAACGGCCCAATCATTAACCCGGTTTGAGATTGCGCAGATGCAAGGTTTCGGTGATGGCGTAATTTGCGGTGGGGCATTGCATATGCCTGCCCGCCGGGCACTGTGATGTGGTGCTGATACAAATTTGATTTCAAGCTGATACATATTTGAATAACAAATGGTGCAAAAAGCATGAAGCAGCGCGTGAAAGAAAAACATCTGGTCGAGCGGGTGGGCTGGTTACGCGCGGC
The window above is part of the Thalassospira marina genome. Proteins encoded here:
- the hrpB gene encoding ATP-dependent helicase HrpB translates to MRSDFPSLPINAVLADVKAALDGGTNAVLQAPPGAGKTTMVPLALLGENWLAGRKIVMLEPRRLAARASARRMAQLLGEKVGETVGYRVRFENRVSAQTRIEVVTEGILVRQIQDDPELTGIAALIFDEFHERSLDADLGLALALESQAALRDDLRLLVMSATLDGEPIAGLMGNCPVITSEGRAYPVETTYMPPKPQERIEPAMVAAIRDALANQKGSILAFLPGQGEITRVEGLLKSALSAEDRVIIAPLYGAMDAKAQDLAIQPAPDGFRKVVLATAIAETSLTIDGIRVVVDCGLQRLPRFDPASGMTRLVTVKSSQASAEQRRGRAGRLEPGICYRLWGEAEHRARPQFSAPEIAEADLAPLTLELARWGVADVTSLPWLDVPDAAKIDQARDVLRRLEALDDAGRITAMGQAMASLPVHPRLAHMMVRGQELGLADAACALAALLSDRDFMRNAGADLRQRLEAMERGRAPGMMMEAKRQLSRRLAQAAKELAFGGGRGNGDQPKQPDFADQAGLLVAFAYPDRIGERRRGGEARYRLSGGRGGVLPREDRLANEQWLAVAELDGQSREAKIYLAAPLSQATLEEFFASQITTGTEVFWDTQNDMVVARFQRRIGALVLEEKPVHDAVAPDKLAQAMTDGIRKMGLSCLPWDKESEHLRARLAFLHGQEPETWPDMSDAGLLDHLEDWLMPYLSGIVRKTQLRQVNLSEALVSTIDWNQQQQIAKLAPSHWTVPTGSHIRIDYRPEGPALPVRLQEMFGATETPKIANGKVAVTLHLLSPAQRPLQVTSDLVGFWQGSYAQVKAEMKGRYPKHYWPDDPLQAEPTRRVKRPNH